The sequence below is a genomic window from Providencia rettgeri.
GGGGTGGATTTCCTCTTCAGGTTCTGACTTTCTGTTTATCAGTTTATTAATTTCCGATTCAACTCGGATCATTTCATTGAGTAGGAATTTATAATTATTAAATAAATCTGATTTTTGCTGCTGAGCTGTATAAACTAAGTTACTTATAGCCTTAGTGCTATTAATTTCATTGTGTTTTTTAATTAACTCTTGTCTAGCTATAGTAGCCCCATCTGTAATTTTAACCTTTCCATTTTCAAACTTAACGCATAGTTCTTTCTTTTTATTTGTTTTAAAAACATCTCTGAACTTGCGAATACTTTTTTCATGAATGGATTTTATTTTATATTTAAAATTAGATAGCGTACCTGCGGAACGGTTTAAATGAAAATCTACAAACGTTGAGGTTTCAACGTTGTTTTTTTAGTTGTTTGCATTGGTAAGTCTTCCTGAGTTTTATGGGTAATTGAATGGTCTTCTACTGGGGTAAAATTTTTTTCTATTTTTCTCGAATTTTTAAATATGAGGGGATAGCGAGAAACTAAGCTCTGATCTTGAGAACTAGGCATATTTTTAAAAAAATCAAGGCTAGCCTTGAAATCGATAGAGCGGATGTCAATATTTTTATTTTTTTGAGTTCCAAAAGCAATCTTATGTTTAGGATCAAATACCTTATAAGTTGGCTGGGTGTTAGGTAGCAAACTTCCTATATTTAATGAAGATATAAAATTTACATTTCGCGTATTTTTCATCGACTCTGTAGTTTTATTTTCTAATGCCGGGAATTTTTCAGATGTGGAATTTGCATATTGTAATTTCTTTAAAAAATCCTTATTTTGTTGAAAGTTGTTAATAACGCTATTCGTAATATTTCCTGATTGTGGCAAGGAAAACTGGTGGTTTTGGTTGCTATTAATGGGCATATATAAATTCCCGAATGATTATGTATTAATTATCCATGATTTTATATAAGCATATTTTAAATAATATCAAAAAACGCGAGTATACTTGAAAATTAATAGAGGAGTGGGTACAAGAGAAAAGTGTAAACAGCGATATATTGCTGTTTACACTAAGAGTCTAGCCAACCAAGTTTGGCTAAAATATTAATTAACGGGTGCCGTAAACAACGATGGTTTTACCATGTGCAGAGATCAGGTTTTGATCTTCAAGCATTTTCAAAATACGGCCAACTGTTTCACGGGAACAACCCACGATTTGGCCGATTTCCTGACGGGTAATTTTGATTTGCATACCGTCTGGATGTGTCATCGCATCGGGTTGTTTGGCTAAATTTAATAGGGTTTGAGCTATACGGCCTGTCACATCTAAGAAGGCGAGGTTGCCCACTTTTTCAGACGTGGTTTGCAGGCGACTAGCCATTTGCGCAGAAAGGCGCATTAAAATATCAGGGTTTACCTGAATCAATTGACGGAATTTTTTGTAAGAAATTTCAGCAACTTCGCAGGCGACTTTTGCTCTAACCCACGCAGTGCGTTCTTGCCCTTCTTCAAATAACCCAAGCTCACCAATGAAATCCCCTTGATTCAGGTAAGAGAGGATCATTTCTTTGCCTTCTTCATCTTTAATTAAAACAGCCACCGAACCTTTAACGATATAGTAAAGGGTTTCTGCTTTCTCACCCTGATGGATAAGAGTGCTCTTGGATGGATATTTATGAATATGGCAGTGTGACAAAAACCATTCAAGAGTAGGGTCTGTTTGTGGCTTGCCGAGAACCATTAGCGTTATCCTCTGTATGTTATTGCAGCCATTCAGAAAAACGAATTAGAAAGGCTGGCTTTAAAGTCACTAGCTTAGCATATTAATTTGCCTTATATACCTTTAAATAATCTAACAGCTGATTGGTTCAGCGTTTTTGATTGCTTTGGGTAACGCAAATTGATATCAACACTATAATATGATCAATTAAACCGTTGAGTTTTGATCTTAATCCTATCAACTAAGTATTGTTTGTAGCATATTCAATACAGAAAGTCTCCCCTGTATCGCTTCAGCCAAATAAAGTTGATATAACATTCATTATATCTATGGAACAATGTAGCCTTTAAGTCGATTTCATTTCAAGGGGAAATACAATGGAAGCAAGAGTAAAGTGGGTTGAAGGGCTTTCTTTTTTAGGTGAGTCAGCGTCTGGACACCAAGTGATGATGGATGGGAATGCGGGTGATAAAGCGCCAAGCCCAATGGAAATGGTGCTCATGGCAGCAGGTGGCTGTAGTGCGATTGATGTCGTTTCGATTTTACAAAAGGGTCGTTACGATGTGACTAATTGTGAAGTTAAGTTAACGTCACAGCGCCGTGAAGAAGCCCCGCGTTATTTTGTAAAAATCCATTTGCATTTTATTGTAGCTGGGAATGAATTAACAGAAAAAGGGGTCGAACGTGCGGTTCAACTTTCCGCAGAAAAATATTGTTCGGTGGCGTTGATGTTAGAGAAAACCGTTGAAGTCACACACAGCTTTGAAATAAAAAGCTAAAAATAAATTTAATATTTACTAATATATTTGAATCGAAAGATGCTTATCTTAATTAATGATAAGCATCTTATTTATTAATCAAAAAATAATTTAATTGTTGTTCTTTTGATTAATTAATTTTTCGACTATTGGCGCCATAATTAATTCCATCGCTAGCCCCAATTTCCCTCCAGGAACGACAATTGTATTCATTGCGGAAATAAATGAGCCGGATATCATTGATAGCAAATAGGGGAAATCAATTTGTTCTAGCCCACGAAAACGGATCACAATAAAGCTTTCGTCTTGTGACGGAATCGCTTTTGCTGAGAATGGGTTAGATGTGTCTACCGTTGGAACACGTTGGAAATTAATGTGAGTGCGAGAAAATTGTGGCGTGATGTAATTAATATAGTCCCCCATAGAACGCACAACCGAGTCCATGACGGCTTCGCGAGAGTGCCCTCGCTCTGTGGTATCGCGGATCAATTTTTGGATCCATTCTAGGTTGACAATAGGGACAACGCCGACAAGCAAATCAACATGTTGTGCAACATTATGTTCTGGCGTCACAACGCCCCCATGTAGCCCCTCATAAAACAATATATCTGTTTTGTCTGGCAGCGGCTCCCAAGGGGTGAATGTCCCTGGTTGCAAGCCATAAGGTACGGCTTCATCATAAGTATGTAGGTATTTACGGGACTGCCCACAGCCGGTTTTTGCGTAATCAACTAAGGTTTGTTCAAGCAAAGCAAAATCATTCGCTTCGGGGCCAAAATAACTGATGTGCCGCCCTTGTTCTCTGGCTTTACGGATAGCCATATCCATTTCAGGACGTGTATAGCGATGAAAGCTATCCCCTTCCAGTGTTGCCGGTTGAATATTTAATTGGTGAAAAACTTTACGAAATGCTTGGCTAGTTGAGGTTGTGCCAGCACCGCTTGAACCGGTGATGGCTATGATTGGGTGCTTTTTGGACATCGCAGACTCCCTGTGTTGCGCTAATAAGCACTATTTTAATCAACAGTGCATGAAGCGGATTAACGGGTGTTAGGGTTATGAGTCTTATTTGATAGTTTACGACATGGTTGCGTTGGAAAACACTCACTTAATTTGTGGTTGCTGATGATGTCAAAATGAACCATGGAATAAACACATCATAAAGAAAAACTTCCCTTAGGCATGAAATTAACCGATTCATGCAATTCAGACCAGACTAGCACAATTTCACCAGAAACTAACTGCTGTTTCACATCGTTAACCTTATCTTGCAAGCTTTTTTCATGGGAGCCATAGTCTGTCCCTTCTCGTAAAACATAGCTTTCAATTAGGTTTTCCAATGTTTCAGGCTCAAGTTCTTGCCAAGGAATAATCACATTATTTCCTTATCTAAATAAGGCGTTAACCATTGAGGAATACGGGTTTCTAACCACATTTGCGGTTTTCTCAATGTACCGCTCACAAAGCCGACGTGCCCGCCATGTTCTGTCATTTGGTATTCCACATTGTGGGGTAAAAATGATAAATCAGGCACAACTTCAGGCGCCATAAATGGGTCATCTTTGGCGTGAATAATTAACGTTGGTTTAGTGATATAAGCTAATTTGGGTAATGCGCTGCATTTTTGATAATAATCGGTTGCATCATCAAACCCATGAATACGTGCAGTAATCACATCATCAAACTCACGGATCCGTTTAAGCTGCTTTAATTGTAAGAGGTTTAAGGGTAGTGAGCCTGGATAACGCACTAATTTTCGGGTGGCATTGCGTTTCAAGCTATTGAGCAAATAACGTTGATAAAATTGAGAAATGCCCTTTTCCATGCGTAAAGAGCAGGCTTCTAACATCAAAGGAGCAGAAACAACAACACCCGCATCGACATCTGCATTTTGGCCGCTTTCAGCTAAATAGCACGCTAACATATTACCACCAAGGGAATAGCCGACCGCGGCCGTCGGCGTATCACCATAGGTTTGTTTTAACCAACGGAGGAAATAGCGAGCATCACTGGTTTCGCCTGAATGGTAAATTCGCTGTTGGCGATTGGGTTCACCACTACAACCGCGAAAATGCATAATCACCCCCAACCAACCATGTTTTTGGGCAGCTTCTAGCATCCCGTGGGCATAAGGACTCTTAAAATTGCCTTCTAGGCCATGGAATATCACTAAACGTGGCTTGTGCGCTGCTAGCTCAGGTTTTTCACTCCAAGCGAGATCGATAAAATCGCCATCTGGCAATTCAAGCCGCTGCCATATCGGTTTGATTTTCGGTGTTCTACGGAAAATCCTTGGCAGTAATGTTTGAAGATGTGGATTTTTAGCCCAACTTATTGGACGAAAGTTTTCTGACATAGCCTTATTTTTATTTAATGGAGACTCTTGTGAGTCACATAACATACTGTTATTTTTTTGTGATGCAAGTAAACAAATTTGAGTTTGAGGCTAAAGTATAAATGACATTGGGGCTGGTTTTTTCTCTTTTTACGTTTTTATTCATTGCTGCAGTCACTCCCGGCCCTAACAATATGTTGCTAACGTCAAGTGCAGCAAATTACGGTTTTCGTCATACGATTGTATTATGCCTTGGTATTATGTTAGGTATGCAATCTATACTTTATCTCTCTGCATTCGGTATTGCCGCACTTTTACTGCTTTATCCTGCCATTCATATCGCATTAAAAATTGCTGGGAGCTTGTATTTACTTTGGCTCGCATGGAAAACAGCCACCGCTAATTATGCACCACTTAAGGTCAATAGCGAAGTCGCGAAAAGCGTGACTTGGTATCAAGGGGGGTTATTACAGTTTTTGAACCCAAAAGCGTGGATGATGGGTTTAGGAGCTGTAGGGGGATTTAGTCTCCCCGGTGAGTTATTCACCCAATCTATTTTAATGATGAGCATCGCATTCGTGGTAGTTAACTTAGTGGCGGGTTTAATCTGGATGGGGTTTGGTTCATTAATCAGCTTATTTTTGCGTAGCCGCCGTGCTTGGTTTATTTTTAACTGGGTAATGGGAATTTTAACGGCTTTGTGTGTTCCCCTGATTTGGTTGGAATGATTTTTTGATAAAAGTGTAGTTTATAGACTCATAAAAAAGCAGCCAACTAGCTGCTTTTTTGTTTGATCGAGTTATTAATCTAAATCGACGTTCTTAGTTCCGAAAAAATAAGTAAAAATAAAACCGAATAAGTAGGAAACGAGTAACCCGCCTACATAAACTAACATCCCTGGGACCACGCCATCCGCAGAGGTCATCATTGGTATAGCGACTAAGCCAGATGGGCCAAACACGGTATTTAAACCAACCGGTAAACCCATCCAAGCGACTAAGCCAACAAAGAAACCTCCCGCAGCACCGCCTAAACATGCTGTGACAAACGGTTTCATTCGCGGAAGGGTGACACCGTAGATCAGCGGCTCACCGACACCTAAGAAACCTGGAATGATAGCACCACGAATTTGGTTGCGTAATATTGAGTCTTTTGCGGCTTTAACATACAACGCCATTGCGGCACCAACTTGCCCACCACCTGCCATCGCTAGGATAGGGAAAAGTGAGTTAAAGCCTTGAGTTTCAACCAATGCCATATATACCGGAACAAAACCTTGGTGCACGCCAAACATTACTGCAATTAAGAATAGCCCAGCAAGTATTGCCGTTCCGAATGGATTGCTGTTTAAATGAACAAAAAGCCATGACATGCCTGAGAATAACCAACTGCCAATTGGCATGATGAAGATAAACACCGCAGCACCAACAATTAATAGGGTAATTGTTGAAGTTAAAATCATATCAAGGTTTGCTGGGATGATTTTACGTACCTGTTTTTCTACCCATGCGCCAAAAATACAGGCAATCAAGACCCCAATAATGTTACCTCTTGGGTCGATAGCTAACCCGAAGAAGCTATTCATGTCAGAATAGAACCCTTTGGCTATTTCAGGGTTGTAGCCAAGAACAAACAGTGAAGCGATGATGGCGCCATTTACTGCGCTACCGCCAAAGGCTTTTTGAGTGTTATAACCAATAAGAATACTTAGAAAGCTAAACAGCCCTTTGCTAAATACGGACATATATAAAATAGTATGTACGAGTAGGGTCTGCTCTTCAGGTTTTGTGGGGAGACCTGCAGGGAAATAGCTCTGTTTTGCCAGTGTTGCAAAACCTAATAATAAGCCAGCAGCAATAAAACCTGGAATTAAGGGGGTAAATATCGTGGCAAATTTTGATAAAAATCGGTGAACGGCACTGGTTTGTTTCTTTTTCAGTTGCTGTTTATTTGCAGAAGCAATGTCTTTCAGATCATGAGGGGAAGATGCTGCCTGATGGTCGTCGTCTTCACCTTCTAGCAATTGATTCATTAAATCCGCAGCAGTTTGTGCTTTGCCGGGGCCCACGATGATTTGCAGTTGTTCATCACTTTCAATAACACCAAGCACTCCTGCGATTTGTTTGAGTGCGGCTTTATCGACCAACTGGTCGTCATTGAGTGTTAAGCGCAGGCGCGTCATACAGTTGCCCGCTAACTTAATATTACGACGACCACCAACGTGTTGCAGAACTTGCTGCATCATTTCTATTGTTATTTTAGCCATGCTATTTATCTCATAAAATCCGCAGGTTAAGCGGAGGTAGCGATATTGAGTGCTGTACGAATAAAGCCATTATTATTAGAAAGTAACTGGCGGGCTTCATCGGCATTCAAGCCAGATAACACCATTAAAATGGCGGTTTTACAGTGTCTATCACATTGTTGAAGTGCAGACTCTGCGGTATTTCTATCGCATTGTGTCGCTTCCATCACAATCTTTGTTTGTCTTTCAATCAATTTGGCGTTGGTGGCTTCCACATCAACCATCAAATTGCCAAATACTTTACCGATACGGATCATCGCCCCAGTGGTGATCATGTTCAGTACTAATTTTTGTGCAGTCCCTGCTTTCATGCGGGAGGAACCCGTAACGACTTCAGGGCCGACAACTGGCGTGATGGCGATATCAGCACTATTCGCCACAGGGCTATTAGGGTTACAGCTGATAGCCGCGGTGGTGGCGCCAACTTGGCGTGCGTACGCGAGCGCGCCTAACACGTAGGGAGTACGCCCACTGGCTGCGATGCCGACGAGTACATCATTCTCATTAAATTGAATGTCTTTGAGGTCTTGTTCACCCAGTTCAGGTTTATCTTCTGCATTTTCCACGGCACGGAAGATAGCTTGATGACCACCGGCAATTAAACCTACAACTTGTTCATGGGGCGTACCATAAGTTGGCGGGCACTCACTAGCATCAAGAATACCTAAACGGCCCGATGTGCCTGCACCCGAGTAAATCAGACGACCACCTTTTAAAAAGGCTTCTGCGACTTTATCAACCAGTTGGGCAATTTCAGGGAGCACTTTTTCAACCGCTAACGGAACGAGTTTGTCTTCATTATTAATGACCTTCAGCATCTCAGCCGTTGAGAGTTGGTCGATATTAGTACTGGCCGCATTACGGCTTTCAGTTACCATCTTGCTTAAGTCGATAGTCATAAAAATTGCTCCTAAATCAGTTATTGTACTAATAATAAGGAATTATTTATTCCCTTGGTGTGATTGAAATCACGGTGTTATCTATTCTAACTTGCGAATATAAAAGAATATTTTGTTACTTAATTCAGATGGGATTTCTGTTGTTGGTTGAATTTCAACAATTATTTTTAAGTCATCGGTCAAATAAAATAGGAATAATTTATTATTAATTTATTCTATGAAACGAAAAAAGAACGTTAATCTCTAGAGGGTGTCATGACACTATTGGATATCATTACTTACTCATTACCGCGATTAGCAGAAAACCAACGCAAAATTGCACAATTTATCCTTGAAAATCCCGAAAATGTGCTGAACTTGTCATCTCAGCAGCTAGCGGAAATTTTAGATGTCAGCCAATCTGCTATCGTTAAGTTTAGCCAAAAAGTTGGGTTAAAGGGATATCCTGCTCTGAAACTGGCGCTTAGTGAGATTATCGGGCGCCAACAATTTAAGGAAGGAGCGCCTCATTCCGCTCTACATAATCGTATTGCGCCTGATGACAACTTGATGGTTGTTGCTCAGAAATTGGCAATGGAAAAAAATCATTCAATTACAGAAACAACAAAATTAATTGATTTCAAGCAATTTGAAAGAGTTGTTGAACGAATAGACCAATCACAGAGAGTTCAAATTGTCGGTATTGGAGGATCAGGATTAACAGCAAAAGATTTAAGTTACAAATTACAAAAAATTGGAATTACAACGCTAGTGGAGTCAGACCATCATGTGCAAATAGCGGCTGCCCTCACGCTTAATACTCATGATGTACAAATCGTTATTTCTTTTACAGGTAGGCGTAAAGACATGCTAACTGCCGCGAATATTGCACGTAAGCAAGGGGCGTGCGTCGTTGCGATCACGCGTGATCGTGATTCACCATTGGGGCAACTAGCGGATTATGTTCTTGAAAGCATCGCAGAAGAAGATGAATGGCGTAGTTCGTCAATATCATCAAGAACTGCGCAAAATACGCTTACTGATTTGATCTTTATGGCGTTATTACAACGAAGAGAAGCGAAAGCGAAGTCATTGGTTATGAATGCAAGAGTAGTGATTAATAAATTAGATGAATGATTGGTGGCTAGGATCCTCATCGATAACTTTGCAATCAAGCCTTATTTGCGTTAAGACTAATATCATAAGTATTTTGATTTTAAAAAGTTAAAAGGGAGTTATTGATGAGAGCACTCATAGTTTATACGGAATTAACCGATGACGACTCCGTTATTAGCCATGCCGTAGCAAGACTCGCCAGTGAACTTAAAGATGAGCACGTAGAAACCGTGATCATTCGTAATTTTGAAGATGGGATGGCATACATTCGGTCAAACACCAGCATTGACTGCTTGTTATATGGCCGTGATATGTCAGACACGCAGGAACAAACGCAAGCACATCAATTAATTACCCAACTTCATCGCAGGCAAGAAGATGTCCCTGTCTTTTTATTAAGTGATCGTGAAGAAGCCTTGACGGCATTTGACCGTAAGATGATGGAACAAGTCGATGAATTTGCGTGGATTTTAGAAGATTCTGCAGATTTTATTGCAGGCCGTGTCCTTGCCGCGATTATCCGTTACCGTGCTAATTTATTACCCCCTTTGATGAAAAGCTTGATTAAATACAGTGATGTACATGAATATTCATGGGCAGCTCCGGGGCATCAAGGTGGTGTTGGGTTCACTAAAACCCCCGCAGGTCGCATCTATCATGATTTCTTTGGGGAAAATTTATTTCGTACAGATATTGGTATCGAGCGGGTTGCTGTGGGTTCACTGTTAGATCATACCGGCGCATTTGGTGAATGTGAAAGAAATGCCGCACGTATTTTTGGGGCTGACCAATCTTATTCCGTGGTTGTGGGAACATCCGGTTCGAACCGAACAATTATGCAAGCTTGCATGACAGATGATGATGTTGTTGTCATTGACCGTAACTGCCACAAATCTATTGAGCAAGGTTTGATTTTAACCGGAGCAAAACCGGTTTATATGACGCCAAGCCGTAATCGTTATGGCATCATTGGTCCGATTTACCCTCAAGAAATGACCGCAGAAGCGATTGCTGAAAAAATCGCTAAAAACCCATTAACGTCGGATAAAATAGGCAAACGTCCTGCATATAGCGTTGTCACCAACTGTACTTACGATGGCGTATGTTATCACGCACGTAAAGTACAAGACTTGCTGGATAAATCATTGGATAGGATCCATTTCGATGAAGCATGGTACGGCTACGCACGTTTTAACCCTATCTACCATGACCATTTTGCGATGCGTGATGACCCCAGAAAAGACGATGAGCCG
It includes:
- a CDS encoding phosphoribulokinase, yielding MSKKHPIIAITGSSGAGTTSTSQAFRKVFHQLNIQPATLEGDSFHRYTRPEMDMAIRKAREQGRHISYFGPEANDFALLEQTLVDYAKTGCGQSRKYLHTYDEAVPYGLQPGTFTPWEPLPDKTDILFYEGLHGGVVTPEHNVAQHVDLLVGVVPIVNLEWIQKLIRDTTERGHSREAVMDSVVRSMGDYINYITPQFSRTHINFQRVPTVDTSNPFSAKAIPSQDESFIVIRFRGLEQIDFPYLLSMISGSFISAMNTIVVPGGKLGLAMELIMAPIVEKLINQKNNN
- a CDS encoding OsmC family protein; amino-acid sequence: MEARVKWVEGLSFLGESASGHQVMMDGNAGDKAPSPMEMVLMAAGGCSAIDVVSILQKGRYDVTNCEVKLTSQRREEAPRYFVKIHLHFIVAGNELTEKGVERAVQLSAEKYCSVALMLEKTVEVTHSFEIKS
- a CDS encoding hydrolase, whose translation is MSENFRPISWAKNPHLQTLLPRIFRRTPKIKPIWQRLELPDGDFIDLAWSEKPELAAHKPRLVIFHGLEGNFKSPYAHGMLEAAQKHGWLGVIMHFRGCSGEPNRQQRIYHSGETSDARYFLRWLKQTYGDTPTAAVGYSLGGNMLACYLAESGQNADVDAGVVVSAPLMLEACSLRMEKGISQFYQRYLLNSLKRNATRKLVRYPGSLPLNLLQLKQLKRIREFDDVITARIHGFDDATDYYQKCSALPKLAYITKPTLIIHAKDDPFMAPEVVPDLSFLPHNVEYQMTEHGGHVGFVSGTLRKPQMWLETRIPQWLTPYLDKEIM
- the murP gene encoding PTS N-acetylmuramic acid transporter subunit IIBC, giving the protein MAKITIEMMQQVLQHVGGRRNIKLAGNCMTRLRLTLNDDQLVDKAALKQIAGVLGVIESDEQLQIIVGPGKAQTAADLMNQLLEGEDDDHQAASSPHDLKDIASANKQQLKKKQTSAVHRFLSKFATIFTPLIPGFIAAGLLLGFATLAKQSYFPAGLPTKPEEQTLLVHTILYMSVFSKGLFSFLSILIGYNTQKAFGGSAVNGAIIASLFVLGYNPEIAKGFYSDMNSFFGLAIDPRGNIIGVLIACIFGAWVEKQVRKIIPANLDMILTSTITLLIVGAAVFIFIMPIGSWLFSGMSWLFVHLNSNPFGTAILAGLFLIAVMFGVHQGFVPVYMALVETQGFNSLFPILAMAGGGQVGAAMALYVKAAKDSILRNQIRGAIIPGFLGVGEPLIYGVTLPRMKPFVTACLGGAAGGFFVGLVAWMGLPVGLNTVFGPSGLVAIPMMTSADGVVPGMLVYVGGLLVSYLFGFIFTYFFGTKNVDLD
- a CDS encoding MurR/RpiR family transcriptional regulator, with the protein product MTLLDIITYSLPRLAENQRKIAQFILENPENVLNLSSQQLAEILDVSQSAIVKFSQKVGLKGYPALKLALSEIIGRQQFKEGAPHSALHNRIAPDDNLMVVAQKLAMEKNHSITETTKLIDFKQFERVVERIDQSQRVQIVGIGGSGLTAKDLSYKLQKIGITTLVESDHHVQIAAALTLNTHDVQIVISFTGRRKDMLTAANIARKQGACVVAITRDRDSPLGQLADYVLESIAEEDEWRSSSISSRTAQNTLTDLIFMALLQRREAKAKSLVMNARVVINKLDE
- the murQ gene encoding N-acetylmuramic acid 6-phosphate etherase, with the translated sequence MTIDLSKMVTESRNAASTNIDQLSTAEMLKVINNEDKLVPLAVEKVLPEIAQLVDKVAEAFLKGGRLIYSGAGTSGRLGILDASECPPTYGTPHEQVVGLIAGGHQAIFRAVENAEDKPELGEQDLKDIQFNENDVLVGIAASGRTPYVLGALAYARQVGATTAAISCNPNSPVANSADIAITPVVGPEVVTGSSRMKAGTAQKLVLNMITTGAMIRIGKVFGNLMVDVEATNAKLIERQTKIVMEATQCDRNTAESALQQCDRHCKTAILMVLSGLNADEARQLLSNNNGFIRTALNIATSA
- a CDS encoding LysE family translocator, whose product is MTLGLVFSLFTFLFIAAVTPGPNNMLLTSSAANYGFRHTIVLCLGIMLGMQSILYLSAFGIAALLLLYPAIHIALKIAGSLYLLWLAWKTATANYAPLKVNSEVAKSVTWYQGGLLQFLNPKAWMMGLGAVGGFSLPGELFTQSILMMSIAFVVVNLVAGLIWMGFGSLISLFLRSRRAWFIFNWVMGILTALCVPLIWLE
- a CDS encoding YheU family protein; the protein is MIIPWQELEPETLENLIESYVLREGTDYGSHEKSLQDKVNDVKQQLVSGEIVLVWSELHESVNFMPKGSFSL
- the crp gene encoding cAMP-activated global transcriptional regulator CRP codes for the protein MVLGKPQTDPTLEWFLSHCHIHKYPSKSTLIHQGEKAETLYYIVKGSVAVLIKDEEGKEMILSYLNQGDFIGELGLFEEGQERTAWVRAKVACEVAEISYKKFRQLIQVNPDILMRLSAQMASRLQTTSEKVGNLAFLDVTGRIAQTLLNLAKQPDAMTHPDGMQIKITRQEIGQIVGCSRETVGRILKMLEDQNLISAHGKTIVVYGTR